Genomic DNA from Vicinamibacteria bacterium:
CCCGGTTCCTTCAATCTCACGAACGTCATGAAGCAGATCGAGGCTTCGATGGGAGGACGCTGAGCCAACAGGTCGTGATCGACGAGGAGAGGAGGTTTTGGTCATGTCGAGTCGACGCCCGACGGCGACCTTGCTGCTCACGCTCAGCCTGCTCGCGGGCGCTTGTACCGCTCCCGAGACGCCAGAACCCTCCGCGGAGGCTCCGGCCGTTCCGCTCCCGTCGTGGAACGACGGTGCCCCCAAGCAAGCCATCATCCAGTTCATCGACGACGTGACCACCGCGGGCGGGGCCTCGTTCGTCCCGCCCGCCGAGCGCATCGCCACCTTCGACAACGACGGCTGTCTTTGGAGCGAGCAGCCGATGTACTTTCAGTTGATCTTTGCCCTCGACCGCGTCCGGGCCATGGCGGCCGATCATCCGGAGTGGAGCGACACGGAACCGTTCAAGAGTGCTATCGCCGGCGACATGAACGGGCTCATGGCCGGCGGAACGGCAGGCGTGGAGAAGGTCGTGCTCGAAGCACACGCGAACATGACGGCAGCGGAGTTCGCCGGATCGGTGCGCGAATGGCTGACGACGGCACGGCATCCGACGACCGGCAGGCCCTATACGGAGATGGTCTACCAACCCATGCTCGAGCTTCTCGACTATCTCCGCGGCAACGACTTCAAGACCTTCATCGTCTCCGGTGGCGGCGTCGACTTCATGCGGGTGTTTGCCGAGGAGGTATACGGCATACCGCCCGAGCAAGTGGTCGGCTCGTCGCTCGGATCCGAATTCGAGATGCGCGACGGGGTACCCACCATCGTCAAGAAAGGAGAAGGCCTATTCGTGGACGACAAGGCAGGCAAACCCGTCGGCATCTATCGCCACATCGGCCGCCGGCCGATTTTCGCCGCGGGCAATTCCGACGGTGACCTGCAGATGTTGCAATACACCACGATTCCTCGCGGTCCCGGCGATACCTCGCCGAGATTGGGTCTCATCGTTCACCACACCGATGGCGACCGCGAGTGGGCGTATGACCGCGACTCGCACATCGGCCGGCTCAGCGATGCGCTCGATGAGGCCTATCAGCGCGGCTGGGTCGTCGTCGACATGAAAAACGACTGGAGTCGGATCTATCCCGACCCGGACAAGTAATACCGG
This window encodes:
- a CDS encoding HAD family hydrolase gives rise to the protein MSSRRPTATLLLTLSLLAGACTAPETPEPSAEAPAVPLPSWNDGAPKQAIIQFIDDVTTAGGASFVPPAERIATFDNDGCLWSEQPMYFQLIFALDRVRAMAADHPEWSDTEPFKSAIAGDMNGLMAGGTAGVEKVVLEAHANMTAAEFAGSVREWLTTARHPTTGRPYTEMVYQPMLELLDYLRGNDFKTFIVSGGGVDFMRVFAEEVYGIPPEQVVGSSLGSEFEMRDGVPTIVKKGEGLFVDDKAGKPVGIYRHIGRRPIFAAGNSDGDLQMLQYTTIPRGPGDTSPRLGLIVHHTDGDREWAYDRDSHIGRLSDALDEAYQRGWVVVDMKNDWSRIYPDPDK